Genomic DNA from Chanos chanos chromosome 6, fChaCha1.1, whole genome shotgun sequence:
cgctgtctcacacacacacacacacgcacgcacacacgctgtctcacacacacacgcacgcacacgctgtctcacacacgcacacacacacacgcacgcacacacgctgtctcacacacacacacgcacgcacacgctgtctcacacacgcacacacacgcacgcacacacgccgtctcacacacacacgcacgcacacacgctgtctcacacacacacacacacgcacgcacacgcgctgtctcacacacacacacacacgcacgcacacgcgctgtctcacacacacacacacacacgcacgcacacgcgctgtctcacacacacacacacacgcacgcacacgctgtctcacacacgcacacacacgcacgcacacgctgtctcacacacgcacacacacgcacgcacacacgctgtctcacacacacacacgcacgcacacacgctgtctcacacacacacacgcacgcacacacgctgtctcacacacacacacgcacgcacacacgctgtctcacacacacacacacacacgcacgcacacgctgtctcacgcacacacgctctctctcacacgcacgcatgcacacacgctgtcttacacacacacacggacgcacacacgctctctcacacgcacgcacacacgctgtctcacacacacacgcacacgctcgcacacatgctctctctcacacacacacacgctgtcttacacacacagacacacggacggacacacacgctctctcacacgcacacacacgctctctcacacgcacacgcacacacacacacactctcacacttgGGGTGGAGGATATTTTGAATGTTCTTAATGTGTCGCGGCTTGTTCTACGTGTGATGTAGTGAGTGACTACGTCTCGAACGTCGAGTTCAAATTGTCACGGAATTTCTTTGAGCCGCCGGCATGAGACTGGCTTTGGCGTTTggcttctctcgctctctccctctcccacacacaaaaagaaaaaaactcactcacattcCCAGGTCCTGGGGTCGATTCCCAGACGGGCGGAGTGGAGTTTGcttggagtttgcatgttctccccgttttcgcgtgggtttcctccgggagctccggcgAATTAGAGACACTAAATcccccctaggtgtgaatgccCTGCGATGgcctggtgacctgtccagggtgtttctctgccttttgccctatgagtgctgggataggctccagcaccccccccgaCCTTAATCAGGATGAGCGGCTTGAGAAATGAAcgaatgttttaatgcagacagaTGTTGCAGGGACTGCTAGAATCATCATACTGGTGTGACTGTATAGATCACAGGGTTAAATCATACTGGTGTGACTGTATAGATCACAGGGTTAAATCATCATACTGGTGTGACTGTATAGATCACAGGGTTAAATCATCATACTGGTGTGACTGTATTGATCAAAGGGTTAAATCGAGTATTTAAGAAGTGCTTCAGAGAAGATTCCAAAATATTGAGATATATATCGTGTATCGCGATATAGCCTAAAAATGTCGTGATATTGCTTATAGGCCATATCACcctaacacacatgcatgcacaaacaaacaaagaacagtgTTACGGGGCTAAATGGGACACAGTCACACTTTTCATGTCCAGCGTTCAGAGTGGCGTGTGTCTGAAGAGCAGTGGGAGTGATGGCCATAGACAGGCACCGAGACAGGCACCGAGACAGGCACCGAGACAGGCACCGAGACAGGCACTGAGACAGGCAGTGAGACAGGCACAGGCTCCgtttgactgagtgtgtgtctgaagaaCAGTGGGAGTGATGGCCATAGACAGGCACTGAGACAGGCACTGAGACAGGCACTGAGACAGGCACTGAGACAGGCACTGGCTCCGTTtgactgagtgtgtttataACTGCCTCCTACaactctcactctgttctgcCTTGTTTCATACATAACCACATTCAGTGCTAACCGCTTCCACTCTGTGCCCctgtctgattggtcagtgagCAGGCGTGGCAGGGAGTGTGTGGGACGGCCCCCGATCCTGATAAACTACAGGAAGCTGTGACGACTAAGGATCTGTACATGTGAGTGTCCACCACAGCCCCTctaaactacattacccacagtGTACAGAACTACAGTTAAACTGCAGTTCCcacagtcacatgaccacaGATATAAACCTACATTACCCACCGGGACCCCAGAGCCACAACAAAACCACAACACCTTTAGAAtaaacaacccacacacacattaaaaataacacgGATCACAAAACCACAACACCTTTAGAatacacaacccacacacacattaaaaataacattgaTCACAAAACTACAACACCTTTAGAatacacaacccacacacacattaaaaataacattgaTCACAAAACCACAACACCTTTAGAATACACAACccacactcacattaacacagtttTCTGAAAGGGACTTGGGAGAATGACAGTTGCTCGTGCATGGCCACAGAGGTTTTCTgtgacactctctctttgttgttatAGTTACGTGGGTCATGGTGCAGGGGCTCGTTTCCTTGACGCCCAGCGGGTGTTGAAGGGGGGTGTGCGGGCAGCTGCCCTGCTCTTCGGCTGTAGCAGTGCTGCTCTCAGTGTACAGGGTGAACTGGAGGGCACTGGGATAGTCCTCAGCTACCTGACTGCTGGCTGgtaagtctcacacacacacacacacacactcactcactccaatAACCTGACTGAAAGGATGGTCAAGCCTACACACACTCTACCAaactatctgtctctctctctctgtctctctctagtcCTCTAGTTTttattaaactctctctctgtctctctctctgtctgtctctctgtctgtctctctctctgtctctctgtctctctgtctgtctctctctctctcgtcctctggtttttattaaactctcagtctctctctctagtcccctggtttttattaaactctctctctgtctgtctctctctctgtctgtctctctctctcatcctctggtttttattaaactctctgtctctctctctagtcctctggtttttattaaactctctgtctctctctctagtcccctggtttttattaaactctctctctgtctgtctctctctctcgtcctctggtttttattaaactctctgtctctctctctagtcctctggtttttattaaactctctgtctctctctctagtcctctggtttttattaaactctctctctgtctgtctctctctctgtctgtctctctctctccttgtctctctctctgtctgtctctctctctctcgtcctctggtttttattaaactctctgtctatctctctagTCCTCTGGTTTTTATTAaactctctgtctatctctctagTCCTCTGGTTTTTATTAaactctctgtctatctctctcgtCCTCTGGTTTTATTAaactctctgtctatctctctcgtCCTCTGGTTTTattaaactctctgtctctctctctagtcctctggtttttattaaactctctgtctctctctctcgtcctctggTTTTattaaactctctgtctctctctctattcctctggtttttattaaactctctgtctctctctctagtcctctggtttttattaaactctctgtctctctctctagtcctcTGGTTTTGGGGAACCTGTGGGATGTGACTGATCGTGACATCGATCGTTTCACTGCTGCGCTTCTGCGTTCCTGGCTCTCCGCCCCCTCAGGCTCCTCCCTCCTTCAGCACATCGCCCAATCACGCGACTCCACACGCCTCAGACACATGATTGGCGCTGCACCGATTGCCTACGGGCTGCCCGTGTACCTGCGGTAGCAGGGTCATACACCCACAGGCGTGTTAGGGCAGACACGCATTCAGATGTTTCATCCTCTAAACTGTCATGAGAGTAGCAGCGTGTGGCTTTGAACACACTGCGAACCTCCCTCTTTGTTACAGATGACACACGTAGAGATCAGTGTCTGATACAATGTTTGGAGAAAAAGAACTGagtgaatgttttctgttgtaacCTTGTGTGAAAACACTGCCGTGTTGCCCCATGTTTAATGGGATTTTATTGAATTTAAAGATATATGATCTGATTTTAAGATGTTTTAACATattattgatcttttttttatttttgcttttataaTTCACATTCTGTTTGTTGCTTTTACCTTGTGAAATGGAAGCACATTTAATTTATCCTGAATTGATGTCAGAATTCACAACAATAAAAGTTTTAAATTCTCATCTGCGTCTGCTGCTTGTGCGTGCTCTGTGAATGAAGTAGTTCTGAGAGTAACGCGTTGTTCCGCTGGCCGTGTGTGTGCGACAGAAAGATAGCATCATTAGATCTTAACCGTTGGCCCTGAGAGGGCATTACACGATATCATCCTTTTCTTTAAATTCTGAGATACTGTTATGATCTACCTGTGGACCATAATAAATATTCTTCTGCGAAAATTGTCTGATGAGACATGGTATGGCCAAGGCGGGGCGATGTTTCTGTTTAAAGCATGTCTCCAGCACCACGAGAAACTCACAAGAAGAAACGAATTCATTATCCGGTGTAGCCCGGAAGAGCTGCCTCCTAATTGTGTTTTAGAACATGGCGGTGAATCTCACTGAACTGTCTTTGCCGCAGTTGGAAGGCTTAAAGTCTCAACTTGAACAGGTAAAATGCAACACACAAGCCGTCTGTGGGAATTGCATGCATAGAATTTAACCAACAAATTGTGATCGATCTATTTCTGTGCAAACAGAGCGAGgttttgctgtgtctgtgtgttcgttCCGGTAGTTAGCCGCTAGCCTAGCCGTTGTCACGCTTTGTGTGTAGCCAAGCCAGTGCATCGCATGCGGAACGTACCTCAGATGAACCGAACATGCGGCTCTGAACGCGCTATCCACGTCAGGCCGCAGTGCTATGCGGCTTTGCTGCAACTGTTACGTAAGGCACAGCGTATGTATTTGATGCGCCCTCTCCCCATAGGGGTCGGTGTCAGGAACAGGTGGGGCGCAGCTGCTCTTACCGTTCCCTGTCAGTCCCAGTCATTTACCAGTCAGTGCGTGTTTTAAGTATGAAACCAGTCCGTAAAACAGTTGTCCCATTAACTCGTCATTCATATGTGAACGTAAGTCTCACATCAGTGTCGTGCATTCTGTACTCAGGCTTCTACCGATGCATTTTAAATTGCTGTTTGCTCAGGGTGAATACCTTTTGGTGTCATTACTCTTGTTTCCTAGGAGACGGAATTCCTGACGTCATCAATAGGTCAATTAAAGGTCGTTCAGACTAAATATGTGGAAGCCAAGGAGAGTCTTAGTGTCCTCAACAAGAGTAATGAGGGTGAGAGTTTAGTGAATctcccaatacacacacacacgtgtgtcaGCCATCTCACTGATTAACCAAacctctatacacacacacacacacacacacacacattagcctTCTCACTGGTTACTCAaacctatacatacatacacacacacacactcacacacacacatcagccttcTCACTGATTAACCAAacctctatacacacacacacacacatcagccttcTCACTGATTAACcaaacctatacacacacacattaaaacattatgaCCACCTGTCTAATATGCTGTGAGTCGTCCATGTGCCACCAAAACAGCGCCGACCCGCCGAGGCATGGACTCTACCAGACCCCTGTgggtgtcctgtggtatctggcaAGAAAACACCAGCAGCAGATCCTTCAGATCCCAAAACACCAGCAGCAGATCCTTCAGGTCCTGTAAGTTGTGAGGTGGAGCCGCCGTGGATCAGACTTGTTGGTCCTGCACGTCCCACAGACGCTCAGTCAGACTGAGAGCTGGAGAATTCGGAGGCCAGGGCGATACCTTGAGCACTTCATGAGTGAGACACATCTCCTGATGCTGCTGGACACATCGTCAGTGATGTTCCCGGGGTCGTCGGGCGGTTTCGGGTCCTTCAGCATCGTACTCCCTCCCCCAGACGACCCAGCGGAGGCTGATCAGACCCCTGCTCGCGTCCGACTGGCACCGACCGGCTACTTACACCCAGGGTTGTTCTCTCTTCGGCCGTAGCCGCGTAGAGGCTCTTTCTGCCGCGCTGGTGGTCCCGCGAAGGGccgttctcttctcttttcctccggTGCCCAGTGTGCTGAGGGCTCTGGCCAGTGAACAGGCGGCAAATCCCCGCCATCCAGCCTCTATCAGCAGACGCATTCCCCTTCCATCCTGATTGTCTGCACTGGCTGATAAGGTCTTCATGCTTGGCCGGTTTTCCCTCATGGGCCTCATCCAGGTTTTCCTCCCATGGTACGGTCAGCTCCAGTAGGAGGACCAGCTGGGTGTAGGGTGGTGATGGTAAGGTGCTGGGGGGGAGCATGTTCCTCAGACCATTCCCGAAtcatgtgtgcagtgtggcagGGTGCACTGTCCTGCTGAAACAGGCCACTGCCATGAGGTATTCAGGACCTGAAGGATTATGCTGCTAGtgttttggtgccagataccacaggacacaTTCAGGGGTCTGGTAGAGTCCATGCCTCGGCGGGTCGGCCCTGTTTTGGCGGCACATGGAGGACCAACAGCATATTAGACAGGTGGTCTTAACGTTCTGGCATGgcagtgtatacacacaaacatgcgcacacacacacacgtcagccTTCTTGCTGAATATTCAaacctttaaacacacacgtaGCAGCCTTTTCAGTGAGCACTCAAGCCTGTACCTGTAGagtcttctgtctgtctgtgggtgtgtctgtgggtgtgtctgtgggtgtgtctgtgggtgtgtctgtgagaaacaCAGGAGTCGTTACTGAAAtcattctgtcctttttctccTGCAGGAAAAGAGCTCCTTGTGCCCCTCACCAGCTCTGTATCCTTTCTTAAATCATCCGCCCGACCGTGGGCTCCACTGCTCTCAGTGTCTTCTCACTGAAGATTTATCAGATgtgtcagaaaaatgaaatcagtcatGTGTGAGTGACCTCATACCGACAGGACTCTATACCTGTGTGTTCCCTTACACTCTGCACCTGTGTGTTCCCTTACACTCTGCACCTGTGTGTTCCCTTACactctgtacctgtgtgttcccttacactctgcacctgtgtgttcccttacactctgtacctgtgtgttcccttacactctgtacctgtgtgttcccttacactctgcacctgtgtgttcccttacactctgcacctgtgtgttcccttacactctgtacctgtgtgttcccttacactctgcacctgtgtgttcccttacactctgcacctgtgtgttcccttacactctgtacctgtgtgttcccttacactctgcacctgtgtgttcccttacactctgcacctgtgtgttcccttacactctgtacctgtgtgttccCTTACACTCTGCACCTGTGTGTTCCCTTACACTCTATACCTGTGTGTTCCCTTACACTCTATACCTGTGTGTTCCCTTACACTCTGCACCTGTGTGTTCCCTTACACTCTATACCTGTGTGTTCCCTTACactctgtacctgtgtgttcccttacactctgcacctgtgtgttcccttacactctgcacctgtgtgttcccttacactctgtacctgtgtgttcccttacactctgcacctgtgtgttcccttacactctgcacctgtgtgttcccttacactctgtacctgtgtgttccCTTACACTCTGCACCTGTGTGTTCCCTTACACTCTATACCTGTGTGTTCCCTTACACTCTATACCTGTGTGTTCCCTTACACTCTGCACCTCTGTACCTGTGGACATGTTAAAAAGTGTGTTGCCTGGGCTGGAGTTATGCCCTTTGTAAGGATATGATAAAggccatgtgtgtctgtgctgctcTGTTGGCGTTGGGGACTTTAACTGCTGTCCAGATGTATGTTCCTGGGACACTGAATGATGTGGAACATGTGTTGGTGGACGTGGGTACGGGGTACTACGTAGAGAAGGTGAGAAATCCCTCAACACCTTATGTCATAGGTTTCTTTATTTACGTTGCTTTATTTTGCTAATCCCAGTTCTGTTTCTGTAAAtaaatttctttattttgttaatcccagttctgtttctgtaaagtaaatttctttattttgctaATCCCAGATCTGTTTCTGTAAAGTAAATTTCTATATTTTGCTAATCCCAGATCTGTTTCTGTAAAGTACGTTTCTGTATTTGAGGATGAAGAGATCTGGTCTGTGCAGCAGTTGTCTactctttcagtttttcactcaTCCATTTTTTTCATTCGTTAATGTTTGTGCTGCTTATTTATCggtgttgtgtatatatttgtgttatgtatgtGAGGAATGATGTCTGCAGAACTTCTCTGGGAAGCGCATGGCAAAAtgaagtgtgtgaatgtgtgtattacTGATTGTGTGACAACCTGTCTGGCCCTGCAGAATGTGGAGGACACAAAAGAGTTCTTCAGACGAAAGATCGACTTCCTCACCAAACAGATCGAAAAAATCCAGCCAGCTTTACAGGAGAAGCACACCATGAAAcaaggtttacacacacacacacacacacacacacacacacacagacagacacacacactcacacacactcacacacacacacacacacgcacacacactcacgcacacacgcacacgcacacgcacacacacacaaatacacacacacacacacacgcacacacacacacacacacacacagacacacacacgcacacacacacacgcgcgcacacacacacaaatacctaTGACATGTTTTATGGGATTCATTGACAGCTGTTTCCAGATGTCCTAAAGGTCTTTAAACCTGATTCCTTTTGCCCAAAACTCACAAGACAAGACATAAATACAAAGTCATACATTACATATTCTGATAATCTAATGGAATCTCTATTTCACCTGACTGAGCCTCATTTAAAGAGGTCCCATGATTTACAACTCAAAtatgagcatacacacacatataacctCCATATTACCCCCTTCcacctgttcctgttctgcatctctgcacactcacacacacactcacacacacacactctctctcactctcataacAGCCTCATCTCAGCCTGTTTGATCTGTTCTGCATCTTCAGTCACAGGTTTCATTAAAACTCATTGTGCAGTATTTCTGCTATACGCAGCTTGACAGTGCTTATACGACACCTcagttatgtgtttgtgtttgtctattgAAGTCATTAGTTTATTTAAGTCACTAGTTTATTTAATTCATGCGTTTGTTTAAGTCAGTAGTTTATTTAAGTCACTAGTTTATTTAAATCAGTAGTTTATGTAAGTCAGTAGTTTGTTTAGGTCAGTAGTTTGTTTAGGTCAGTAGTTTATTTAATTCATACGTTTATTTAAGTCACAAGTTTATTTAATTCATACATTTGTTTAGGTCAGTAGTTTATTTAAGTCAGTAGTTTATTTAAGTCAGTAGTTTATTTAAGTCAGTAGTTTGTTTAGGTCAGTAGTTTGTTTAGGTCAGtagtttgtttaatttatttgttgtctctctttctcctctagcTGTGATTGAAGTGATGAACATGAAGCTCCAGCAGCTACACAGCCAACAGACGTCACAGTCTAGCATGACAAAAGCgtagactacacacacacacacacacacacacacacacacacacacacacagtccagcagGTCAAAAGccaggaccacacacacacacacacagtccagctTGACAAAAGCCTAGACGactcacacacctgtacacacacacacacac
This window encodes:
- the pfdn5 gene encoding prefoldin subunit 5 isoform X2, encoding MAVNLTELSLPQLEGLKSQLEQMYVPGTLNDVEHVLVDVGTGYYVEKNVEDTKEFFRRKIDFLTKQIEKIQPALQEKHTMKQAVIEVMNMKLQQLHSQQTSQSSMTKA
- the pfdn5 gene encoding prefoldin subunit 5 isoform X1 translates to MAVNLTELSLPQLEGLKSQLEQETEFLTSSIGQLKVVQTKYVEAKESLSVLNKSNEGKELLVPLTSSMYVPGTLNDVEHVLVDVGTGYYVEKNVEDTKEFFRRKIDFLTKQIEKIQPALQEKHTMKQAVIEVMNMKLQQLHSQQTSQSSMTKA